A single Vigna radiata var. radiata cultivar VC1973A chromosome 8, Vradiata_ver6, whole genome shotgun sequence DNA region contains:
- the LOC106771130 gene encoding AT-hook motif nuclear-localized protein 1 — MEAALSNTTISAGSAPPPSGVSQPMNMNVNMNMNVGNGEGTTTPASAPAPASTPTTMVPAVPAATTTTTLVTTTPGSTGSQGSFDLFGKKKRGRPRKYDADGNLRVSATPTPPPPGFTLSTPSEFSNKRSRGKHTAFGNYQLFSSFGEVFANTAAGDFIPHVVTVYTGEDVAGKILSFAQKGPRGICILSANGAISNVTIRQPGSSGGILTYEGRFEILSLSGSFTVADNSGMKSRTGGLSVSLAGPDGRVIGGGVAGLLTAAGPIQIVVGSFTQNAQKSQKKKYQREQQAVVSPTSAVPETVTFARPISQANAEGENFLMPMSQIPDQTQRESVSVSSDKQNLDATLDAANWNGSEEYSDQRTSPDINISLPDE; from the exons ATGGAAGCAGCACTCAGCAACACCACCATTTCTGCTGGGTCAGCTCCACCACCATCTGGGGTGTCTCAGCCAATGAACATGAATGTTAACATGAACATGAACGTCGGAAACGGCGAAGGAACAACAACACCAGCATCTGCTCCAGCACCAGCGTCAACACCAACGACGATGGTTCCTGCAGTGCCAGCTGCAACCACGACGACAACATTGGTAACAACAACGCCAGGGAGCACTGGGAGTCAAGGGAGTTTTGACTTGTttgggaagaagaagagagggagGCCGAGAAAGTATGATGCAGATGGGAACCTGAGGGTGAGTGCAACCCCGACACCACCTCCACCGGGTTTCACTTTGTCCACACCTTCTGAGTTCTCTAACAAAAGGAGCCGTGGCAAACACACAGCTTTTGGCAACTAccaactcttttcttcttttg GTGAGGTGTTTGCAAACACGGCTGCTGGTGATTTCATACCGCATGTGGTGACTGTTTACACTGGAGAG GATGTTGCTGGAAAGATCTTGTCATTTGCTCAGAAGGGTCCAAGAGGAATCTGTATTCTCTCTGCCAATGGAGCTATCTCAAATGTCACCATACGCCAACCCGGCTCTTCTGGTGGCATATTGACTTACGAG GGTCGATTTGAGATTTTATCTTTGTCTGGATCATTCACTGTTGCTGACAACAGTGGCATGAAAAGTCGAACTGGTGGATTAAGTGTCTCGCTTGCTGGCCCTGATGGTCGAGTGATAGGAGGTGGTGTTGCTGGACTTTTAACAGCTGCTGGTCCCATCCAA ATTGTAGTAGGAAGCTTCACGCAAAATGCACAGAAGAGCCAAAAGAAGAAGTATCAACGTGAACAACAGGCAGTGGTGTCCCCTACTTCAGCTGTTCCAGAAACTGTGACATTTGCTAGACCTATCTCACAAGCAAATGCTGAAGGTGAAAACTTTTTGATGCCCATGTCTCAGATACCAGATCAAACCCAGAGAGAATCTGTCAGTGTTTCAAGTGACAAACAAAACCTAGATGCTACACTTGATGCTGCTAATTGGAATGGTTCTGAGGAATATTCAGACCAGAGGACATCCCCAGACATCAACATATCTTTGCCGGATGAATAG